Proteins encoded by one window of Salvia splendens isolate huo1 chromosome 5, SspV2, whole genome shotgun sequence:
- the LOC121804198 gene encoding xyloglucan galactosyltransferase XLT2-like, whose translation MLPSTTSTPWKKSLHHCAWLALMILLQLLITLFLNDSLHPLFLHWESAAAACKHGRIYVYDLPPILNKDLLHNYHAVSNGGLGPPATGLDAAVPLSLSAAWYWTDMYAAEVIYHDRINSYRCTTSNPAQAAAFYIPFYAGLAVRNYLFSNSTAKDRDRHAAAMLNWVKNQPAWRNSNGSDHFLMLGRLTWAFRRLTDNDTEWGSSLLYMPLMKNVLRLTVERFRWDSLEFSVPYPTAFHPRSESDIRQWQAWIRASQRSSLFTFVGATRERIRNDFRSILMEYCKKETSSCRVVDCSETHCSDGAPAILEAFLGSDFCLQPKGDGLTRRSMYDCMLAGSIPVYFWRGSFEYQYEWHLPKNASEYSIFIDNDIVRNDTSIIKRTLDKYSKEEVMRMRGRIIEFLPKFLYSKPNANLGGIEDAFDIAMDGVLKRFEQQTRLMDASKENKEH comes from the coding sequence ATGTTGCCTAGCACCACCAGTACCCCTTGGAAGAAATCCCTCCACCACTGTGCATGGCTCGCCCTCATGATCCTCCTTCAGCTTCTCATCACCCTCTTCCTCAACGATTCCTTGCACCCCCTCTTTCTCCACTGGgaatccgccgccgccgcctgcaAACACGGCCGGATTTATGTCTACGACCTCCCCCCAATCCTAAATAAAGACCTCCTCCACAACTACCACGCCGTCTCCAATGGCGGCCTCGGCCCTCCCGCGACCGGCCTCGACGCCGCCGTTCCTCTCAGCCTCTCCGCCGCCTGGTACTGGACAGACATGTACGCCGCCGAAGTCATCTACCACGACCGCATCAACAGCTACCGATGCACCACCTCCAACCCCGCCCAAGCCGCCGCCTTCTACATTCCCTTCTACGCCGGCCTCGCCGTCCGAAACTACCTCTTCTCCAACTCCACCGCCAAGGACCGCGATCGCCACGCCGCCGCCATGCTCAATTGGGTCAAAAATCAACCCGCTTGGCGCAACTCAAACGGGTCGGATCATTTCCTCATGCTCGGGCGGCTGACGTGGGCTTTCCGGCGCCTCACCGACAACGACACCGAGTGGGGCTCCAGCCTCCTCTACATGCCGCTGATGAAGAACGTCCTCCGCCTCACCGTCGAGAGATTCCGGTGGGACAGCCTCGAGTTCAGCGTGCCCTACCCGACCGCCTTCCACCCGAGATCCGAATCCGATATCCGCCAATGGCAGGCCTGGATCCGGGCCAGCCAAAGATCCAGCCTCTTTACTTTTGTCGGGGCGACCCGGGAAAGGATCCGGAACGACTTCCGGAGCATCCTCATGGAATATTGTAAGAAAGAAACGTCGTCTTGTAGGGTCGTGGATTGCTCGGAGACGCATTGCTCCGATGGAGCTCCGGCTATACTCGAGGCGTTTCTCGGTTCGGATTTTTGCCTACAACCGAAAGGAGACGGGTTGACCCGGAGATCCATGTACGATTGCATGTTGGCGGGTTCGATCCCGGTTTATTTTTGGAGGGGGAGCTTTGAGTATCAATATGAGTGGCATTTGCCTAAAAATGCCTCTGAATACTCAATATTCATCGATAATGATATTGTGAGAAATGATACGTCCATTATCAAACGAACACTAGACAAATATAGCAAAGAGGAGGTGATGAGGATGAGAGGGAGAATCATTGAATTTTTGCCAAAATTCTTGTATTCCAAACCCAATGCCAATCTAGGTGGAATTGAAGATGCTTTCGACATTGCCATGGATGGAGTCTTGAAAAGGTTTGAGCAACAAACAAGATTAATGGATGCCTCCAAAGAAAACAAAGAACATTGA
- the LOC121804200 gene encoding uncharacterized protein LOC121804200 codes for MLRKCPSHGLAPGRDLVKFYQGLNNESMRLINASTDGDLDNKTHEEVRTLFQKLADNQRNWYNPRRVVEKKGNTFGASVESERMAAVEAQLANISTQMTSVVKAVSSMQLNPQPQIVAMVKCGLCQGGHHTDQCEMIQSQETVENVNYIGNNRQGFSQGGQFNNNHQNWTPQQQGNWNQWRNNSQPPGFDKKPSQEDQMEQIFTFMSKSKKENDFFKEKTIEKFGQLEASMRNLETQIGQLAAASHTRTPGTIPSDTVPNPKGNEHFKAVTLRSGRNLDSKLLMDDQEPKKSKSSIPNDIPPPPYPLTRKKRVRPEKSFEWMMNVIRKVNVDISLVDLFTNFLRFSKFFKDIMVNKEKLQDEGIVALSTNCS; via the exons ATGTTGAGAAAGTGTCCCAGCCATGGTCTTGCTCCTGGTCGTGATCTTGTCAAATTTTACCAAGGCTTAAACAATGAAAGCATGAGACTTATAAATGCAAGTACTGATGGAGATCTTGATAATAAGACACATGAGGAAGTGAGGACCTTATTTCAAAAACTAGCAGATAATCAAAGAAACTGGTACAATCCAAGGAGAGTGGTTGAGAAGAAAGGAAATACCTTCGGAGCTTCAGTAGAATCTGAAAGAATGGCAGCGGTTGAGGCACAACTAGCTAATATTAGCACCCAAATGACATCGGTGGTTAAAGCAGTATCTTCCATGCAGCTGAACCCACAACCTCAAATTGTTGCAATGGTTAAATGTGGACTGTGTCAAGGTGGGCATCACACAGATCAATGTGAAATGATCCAATCCCAAGAAACAGTTGAAAATGTGAATTACATAGGCAATAACCGCCAAGGTTTTAGCCAAGGGGGTCAATTCAATAACAATCATCAGAACTGGACGCCTCAACAACAAGGGAATTGGAACCAATGGCGAAACAACTCCCAACCCCCTGGTTTTGATAAGAAACCTTCACAAGAAGATCAGATGGAACAGATATTCACTTTCATGTCAAAGAGTAAAAAAGAGAATGATTTCTTCAAAGAGAAAACAATTGAGAAGTTTGGACAACTCGAGGCTTCTATGAGGAATTTGGAAACACAAATAGGGCAGCTTGCTGCAGCTTCTCATACAAGAACTCCCGGCACCATTCCAAGTGATACAGTGCCCAACCCCAAGGGAAATGAACATTTCAAAGCAGTCACCCTGAGAAGCGGAAGAAATTTAGATTCAAAGCTTTTAATGGACGAccaag AACCTAAGAAGAGCAAGTCCAGTATTCCTAACGACATTCCACCACCTCCATATCCACTCACGAGAAAGAAGCGAGTGCGGCCAGAAAAGAGTTTtgagtggatgatgaatgtgattAGAAAGGTGAATGTAGACATCTCATTGGTGGATCTTTTCACCAATTTCCTGAGATTCTCCAAGTTCTTCAAAGACATAATGGTGAACAAGGAGAAACTTCAGGATGAGGGGATTGTGGCATTGAGCACGAATTGCTCATAG
- the LOC121804199 gene encoding uncharacterized protein LOC121804199 has protein sequence MPTKRRDPGGCIIPCEIGNTIFTKCLLDQGSGISLMTLKTARAIGLGERMEPIDITLQLADHSIVKPTGIVEDILVKIDKFIIHVDFIVLDMPEDREVPILFGRPFLATEDVLLGAKDNSVTFRINGEQLTINVEKAYVGGDSGKKAREVVTLESPKVWNEDEEGWEGYKQCEQVTIEVCEDLEKQNEALLTESERQNAAPRAKLVRQNAELSAYFEKK, from the exons ATGCCGACGAAGAGAAGAGATCCAGGAGGTTGCATCATACCATGTGAAATTGGTAACACGATTTTCACAAAGTGTTTATTGGACCAAGGTTCAGGGATCTCACTGATGACATTGAAAACTGCTCGTgccattggtttgggggaaagAATGGAGCCTATCGACATCACTCTACAATTGGCTGACCACTCCATAGTAAAGCCCACTGGAATTGTTGAGGATATCTTGGTTAAAATCGATAAGTTCATCATTCACGTTGATTTTATTGTGCTCGACATGCCAGAAGATAGAGAAGTGCCAATTTTGTTTGGTAGACCATTTCTAGCAACGGAAGATGTATTGCTTGGAGCAAAGGATAACTCTGTTACATTCagaattaatggtgagcaaCTGACCATCAATGTTGAGAAGGCCTATGTTGGTGGTGATAGTGGTAAGAAAGCAAGAGAGGTGGTCACACTAGAGAGTCCGAAAGTGTGGAACGAGGATGAAGAAG GGTGGGAGGGGTACAAGCAATGCGAGCAAGTCACTATCGAGGTGTGCGAGGACTTGGAGAAGCAAAATGAGGCATTGCTCACCGAGTCGGAGAGGCAAAATGCAGCGCCTCGCGCTAAGTTAGTGAGGCAAAATGCGGAGTTGAGCGCGTATTTTGAGAAAAAGTGA